In Sphingomonas sp. PAMC26645, one DNA window encodes the following:
- a CDS encoding helix-turn-helix domain-containing protein has product MGGEDWHGHIKWALERRGTSLSQIARDLSVSPSTVTRVSKGLVRSRRVEEAIAAAAAFTPAQLWPAHYSQPAGGDR; this is encoded by the coding sequence ATGGGCGGCGAAGATTGGCACGGGCACATCAAATGGGCGCTGGAACGCCGTGGCACTTCGCTGTCGCAAATCGCCCGTGATTTGAGCGTCAGTCCCAGCACTGTCACCAGAGTTTCCAAAGGCCTCGTGCGCTCGCGCCGGGTGGAAGAGGCGATCGCCGCAGCGGCCGCCTTTACGCCTGCGCAGCTCTGGCCTGCGCATTATTCGCAACCAGCGGGAGGAGATCGATGA
- a CDS encoding TnsA endonuclease N-terminal domain-containing protein, producing the protein MKVDAADHDHLPELLLSFNGEPTPQFIRDKHSDAHHVRMIRADDGGALRTFNGGLAHENGWYTSRKARRVLHWQGAAQYDFLTRAEVEFAVVRVASESVRFEFTRGGKKQVYTIDVELVAPDGTVTLIEIKRDQRDLADPEYRAKLTAVHEICDEHGIRFKVILRHQIWDSLIHRRNVMLFCSRRFVTILPEHLERLEAHERQVGTDATFGSTAKAIAPNCPRTGEALIQALTVARRIEIDLTRSLLDTTPVTIH; encoded by the coding sequence ATGAAAGTCGATGCCGCAGACCACGATCACCTGCCGGAGCTATTGCTCAGCTTCAATGGCGAACCAACGCCCCAGTTCATCCGCGACAAACATAGCGACGCGCATCATGTGCGGATGATTCGGGCTGACGATGGTGGTGCGCTGCGCACCTTCAACGGCGGACTCGCCCATGAAAATGGCTGGTACACAAGCCGCAAGGCCAGACGTGTTCTTCACTGGCAGGGTGCGGCCCAGTACGATTTCCTGACACGCGCCGAGGTGGAGTTCGCCGTGGTTCGGGTCGCATCAGAATCTGTGCGCTTTGAATTCACGCGGGGAGGCAAAAAGCAGGTTTACACCATCGACGTCGAATTGGTTGCACCTGATGGCACCGTCACGCTCATCGAGATCAAGCGAGATCAGCGTGACCTTGCCGACCCGGAGTATCGCGCGAAGCTGACGGCGGTCCACGAAATTTGTGATGAGCATGGCATCCGGTTCAAGGTCATCCTTCGTCACCAGATCTGGGACAGCCTCATTCATCGTCGCAACGTGATGCTGTTTTGTTCACGCAGGTTCGTGACGATCCTACCGGAGCATTTGGAGCGTCTGGAAGCTCACGAAAGGCAGGTGGGCACGGATGCTACCTTCGGAAGTACCGCCAAAGCGATCGCGCCTAACTGCCCACGCACCGGCGAAGCCTTGATTCAAGCGCTGACGGTTGCTCGGCGCATTGAAATCGACCTTACCCGTTCGCTCTTGGATACGACGCCGGTGACCATTCACTGA